aaataaaaaaaagctaaCAATAATACTAATGTAGCAATGCCCTAGAGTAGTGTAGggtaaaattacaaaattgacCAATTCCAGTTAAACACAAATATGAGAAAACAACCAACTTTTATTTCTCCGAACGTCTCATATCTATACATCTAATAAAAGGCGAACCCTTAACATGCCACGCGTCGCCTCCGCAGCGAACCCCCGCCCTGCAGCGGGCTCCCCGCGTTTTGGGGGTGCctcgcgcgagagagagagagggagagagaacagagggaggagagagagagagagcgtacagagagagggggagagagagaacagagggagagagagagagagagagagctcagtctctctctccctctctccctctctctgctcgcgtgCGCCCGCGAGAGGGGACCCGCGCACATGGTAGGGCCCCCCtcccagctctctctctctctttctctttctctctctctcttcctctccccaCCCCCATCCCCCGGtgccctccccctctctctctctcctcgcgaGAGGGCCCACGTGCGCGTGACCCGCGCCCGGCGGGTGCGGGTCGCCCGGGGGGNgccctacaagcaagctccaagccttgcaaaggtgggaaagagagaaaggggttgagcttcaagctccctcaagcaaattcctcttcttcttctcctccttctcctccttcttctccttctctctctagatggtgtggggagagtgtgagaAATGAGATGGGAAGAgagggaaatggctaataaacccatctaatgtaacaaaatccagtgaggcccctcaaaaatctaatattgcatcagcccggtctgggcagttttcgcccagagggaccggtctctccccagcagggaccggtctctcgctgcgaacccgaaaaaccaacgttcgggaaccggtctctccctgtgcgggaccggtctctctctgcgaagacgcgctcggggaccggtctcgcccgccagggaccggttgcctcagggctgccgcaacactgttcactgggggaccggtctctcctttcagggaccggtccccgagagtaaaaactctcaggacttgtccagaatttcagttttcgaactttttaggtcggaaaacattctacgaccctccaccaagtgtggaaaagctcgaaacacatccaaacactcgaacctcgcaatttgcaaaggtccagtgtgttacacaagttgtttttgatgatgcggcttccaaatcgacgatcagctccgttagacttgacctacactattgaaagtatttgaaaacgaaatttcagattttttcgacgtcatttgactagtgatcaaaagaactcaaaattgacaattttaatgaccgatgtggtgtgtttgtgagtttaacggtgtaaaacaatccaaatccgatgaaaattttataattttttttttttcactatttagagtaagatcagtatatctgatcttgaatttaaatattttattatcattttttatgagatttttattttcagccgttcatttttaaactacttgttttataggtaaatgatattgaaaaattatgagatttagtttttaaatacttttaatagtgtaaatcaagtctaatggagccaatcgtcgatttggaagccgcatcatcgaaaacaacttggtagcacggagccttccgtgctaccgatagtatagtagcctagtgtgtgtgggtatatatatataggctaatgctactatcctattaataggataggagcacttgtcctatcaagttgttcttgatgatcgagattccgaatcgatgatcggagccgttgaagttgatctagagtatttgaaatatctagaaactaaatttcataaattttgataatggtttatatggtgatcaaagtgtcgtaaaatcgacaatttttgacggcctatatgagccgtttgcttgtttaacggtgtagagcaatccaaattgtttgaatttttgatagaaaattctttatactatttagataatgtttgataactctgattacgaactgagaaagtctaacctctattttaagaaggttattcatttatgaccgttcatttttcaactcttaagatgaacttgataatgatttttaaatattacaaaatttggtttctaaacatttctaattgtgtagatcaacttcaacggtgccgattattaatttgaagttccgatcattcaaatcgacttgataggacaagggtcccaatcctattaataggatagtagccggaccctatatatatatatatatatatatatatatatatatatatagtccagctactatactattatgagtacaatcgctctcctactcataagtcgttttcaataatagagcttccgaattgacgagccataccgttaaacgttatttagagtattttaaacttttagaaatcaaattttataattttttgacatcatttaccttacgatcaaaaggtcacaaaattgacaatttttaacagccggtatgggatacttgctagtttatcggtgtaaaagaatttgaatcggttgaatttttatagagaaattctattcactaccgagataaagatcaataactccaatcttaaattgaaggatccgatcatccaattttaggatgttgttcgattttgaccattcattttatgcccacttgatggactttattatgatttcgaaaaattacgaattttattttctataagtttcaaatactctagatcatatttaacggaatggatcgtcgattcgaaagctccattatcgaaaacaacttatgagtacgaagggctctatactcataagagtatagtagccatactctctctctctctctctctctctctctctctctgtctctcgctctctctctctctctatatatatatatagagtccggctatggtgcttgtaaaagaaccaaggacttggtgcttgtaaattttttaccgttagtgcctttgatcatttttacctgttagattatactattcaaccaaccacccactcaaccctagggggtccacatcatcctaactgcacatcatttaatccaagggtcgaaaacttacaagtaccaataacttgatacttttaaaagtatagaaactcaattctatatatatatagagagagagagagagagagagagtgtgtgtgtgtgtgtgtgtgtgtgtgtgtgtgtgtagagctacaatgctatcggaagcatagagcaTTTAATGCTTCCGATattttgacccttggattaagaattatacggttggaatgattgcggtccccccagggttgagtagtacccttagggttgagtggtccccacagcgtaatagtattaatccaaaggttaaaaatgattaaagggaccGATCTACGGCCAAAAAATCTAAGCACCAGATCCtatatgcttccgatagcatagtaattgtactctatatatatatatttgtgttttcttggatttttggaaagaaaaatacACGGAATGCCATGACTGTTGGCTTAAACGGACCAACATCCTTCCCAATAGTGGGAGTCTATATTGGGCCGAGTTATATTTAAAATGACGGAAGGCTGAGTTGGATCGAGTCATTTTCGACTGGCGTGAGGCTGGCTGGACCAACTCACAATTGAGACTTGTGGGCACTATGTGTGTACACTTTTAAGtaaattgattgcgtatttatAACAGATCGAGTTTTCGGGATTAATGATTAACACCAACTATCTGACACGCCCGTGTATTTTCTTATCTATGCAAGCCCATCAACAATAACAAGAATTTTAAAAGCTATCTACCGATGCATCTAATcacctaaaatttttatttataaaaattaaaaaaaatctaacaataATACTAATGTAGCAATGCCCTAGAGTGTAggataaaattacaaaattgatCAATTCCAGTTAAACACAAATAATGAGAAAACAACCAACTCAGGAAgcataacttttatttatccCAACATCTCATATATAAATAGTGAATACATAATGAATAACACCAAAATCAAGAAGGAAACCAAAGTATTAAAAACACTCGATTCTagcatataaaataaatcatcaaaATATGCTACGATTCAGATTGCTCAAATTTTCCACATCTCCTCCTCAATCTAGCGAGAGCTAATGCGACTGCAACATATAGCTTATCATACGTCGTATCAATCAAAGTGAAATAACCATACCTGAAAGATTTGCTGATTAATAGACTACCAGAAACAGCCCAAAATCCTGTGATAAATCCCAATATCACACTGACATAGAGCGATAATCTTTCAAACTTGTTAGATGTGTTTGTCGGCCCTTCGCTAAAACCATGAATTGTTTCATTTGTAGAGCAATTTTTAGTAATCGGTGGTCCACAAAGATATGGATTGCCAATGTAAATGGACGGGTCAGGAAGGGTTTGCAGTTGATTTCCTGTCGGAATCGGTCCTGATAGATTATTGTACGACAAATTTAAGTGATTCAAATAAGTCAGTGCGGAAAGGCTTTGCGGAATAGTGCCAGAAAGATTGTTCATTCGAAGGTCGAGAGATTCCAAATACTTCATTTTGCCGACATTGTCTGGAATACTTCCTGATAAGTAATTTTGTGacaaatttaagttttgtaGTGCCCACAAATCTCCAATCTCGTCAGGAATCTCCCCAGATAAGTTATTATTAGAAAGATCTATGCTGTCCAAAAGGTCTAGAATGTTTGAATAGAGACGTTGATCCCCTTTTATGACGAGCAAAAAACTAGCTGAAAAGCTATAGAATCTTCCTTGTTCTAAATGTTCCACATCTTCTGTCTTTCCTCCTCTTTCCAAAGCAGTCCAACTAAAGTTGCCAATAGATCGGGGTATAATCCCTGAAAGATTGTTATGAGAAAGATCCAACACTTGAAGATATCCAAGCTGTAGAACTTGTGGGGGAATGCTGCCAGAAAACATATTTGAATGCAAGCTTAGAAGCATGAGCGATGACAAACTCTTTTCTCCAATCCATGTCGGTATTGCTCCGGAGAACTTGTTCTGCCCGAGGTCAAGAAAAACTAACTCTTTGCAGCGTtgcaaagaagaaggaaattCTCCTGACAGGTTGTTATTGTCCAAGTTCAATAATGACAAACTTTCTTGATAACAGACAGAGTCAGGAACTCCTCCAGAAAGATTGTTATTCATCAAATCTACAAGAAATAGTCTCTCCTGTGATCTCCCTAAACAACGAGGAAGTTCTCCAGATAGGTTGTTCCTTGATAGGTCGAGAAGCATTAAATCAAATGATTTGCATAAAGAGTGTGGTACAGTACTGTCGAAACTATTATTAGAAAGAATCAAGAAGGATAGTTCTGGTAATGAAGAGGTTGATAATGGACCTTCAAAGAAATTATTGGATAGATCCAATGACATAATAGCAGGTGGTAAAGATGGCAATGGGCCTTCAAATTGATTAGTGCTCAAATTCAACATCTGTAACATCGTAAGGTCTGATAAAAGTGGTAAATTTCCCTTGATTTGATTATTGGATAAATCCACATAATTTAGGGATTGAGATATAGTCCAAAACCAACTAGGAAGTGTTTCAACAATTTGATTATTTGATAGATCGAGATATTCAAGTTGTGCTTGCCCCTGGAGCCAAGTTGGAAATTTGCGTCCCAACCGGCATGATGCCAATCCAAATGCTTCAATTTGGAAAGAAGGTACCCAatcatcactctctctctctctctctatatatatatagaattgagtttctatacttttaaaagtatcaagttattgggATTGCGAAATGCTCTCGGAGACATacttttgaaataattattttgtaaaaaaagggAATTGAGGGATTTCAAAGAGCTAAGTTCATCAGGAATGAGTCCTTGGAAGTTA
This portion of the Ananas comosus cultivar F153 unplaced genomic scaffold, ASM154086v1, whole genome shotgun sequence genome encodes:
- the LOC109705600 gene encoding protein BRASSINOSTEROID INSENSITIVE 1-like, which produces MLQMLNLSTNQFEGPLPSLPPAIMSLDLSNNFFEGPLSTSSLPELSFLILSNNSFDSTVPHSLCKSFDLMLLDLSRNNLSGELPRCLGRSQERLFLVDLMNNNLSGGVPDSVCYQESLSLLNLDNNNLSGEFPSSLQRCKELVFLDLGQNKFSGAIPTWIGEKSLSSLMLLSLHSNMFSGSIPPQVLQLGYLQVLDLSHNNLSGIIPRSIGNFSWTALERGGKTEDVEHLEQGRFYSFSASFLLVIKGDQRLYSNILDLLDSIDLSNNNLSGEIPDEIGDLWALQNLNLSQNYLSGSIPDNVGKMKYLESLDLRMNNLSGTIPQSLSALTYLNHLNLSYNNLSGPIPTGNQLQTLPDPSIYIGNPYLCGPPITKNCSTNETIHGFSEGPTNTSNKFERLSLYVSVILGFITGFWAVSGSLLISKSFRYGYFTLIDTTYDKLYVAVALALARLRRRCGKFEQSES